One Malus domestica chromosome 11, GDT2T_hap1 genomic region harbors:
- the LOC103448741 gene encoding sodium/calcium exchanger NCL-like — MSKPADVSFFLLLLVLCGQAHGGRVLLSDFIHSTSPGLISDGVHHRSHSFAPYLALNNSFSAADSTCDQTYGFLPCTTTVIGNLFLILVYGYLMYSAATYLSNGSELLLEILGPGIIGGLFLPILGALPDAMLILVSGLSGTTETAQSQVSVGMGLLAGSTVMLISVIWGSCVFVGKCDIEGSVAIDNRDTKGFSITGSGVSTDIWTTYAAMIMIVSVIPFLIVQLPQLLDSTSARRLAVLISLIVSVVLLLSYCIYQVFQPWIQRRKIAYAKHKHVISGVLQQLKKRALGKLLNDEGEPDEEIIKKLFDTIDVDRNGFLSASELKALIVGIKFDEIQFDNDDAVAKLMTDFDTSCDSQISFTEFCAGISKWLNEAKRHGDTSTDSGNHTMKFLTDFHERTKEEHALLGANGQSDEVDEGVENVKRTSIKAGLMLLGGTLIAAAFADPLVDAVDDFSDATSIPTFFISFIALPLATNSSEAVSAIIFASRKKIRTASLTFSELYGAVTMNNLLCLAVFLALVYVRGLTWDFSAEVLVILIVCIVMGLLGSFRTVFPLWTSSIAFLLYPFSLALVYVLDYVLGWS; from the exons ATGTCTAAACCCGCTGACGTGtcattcttcctcctcctcctggtcCTCTGCGGCCAGGCCCACGGAGGCCGTGTGCTCCTCTCCGACTTCATCCACTCCACGTCGCCCGGTCTTATCTCCGATGGAGTCCACCACCGGTCTCACTCCTTCGCGCCCTACCTCGCTCTCAACAACTCCTTCTCGGCAGCGGACTCCACCTGCGACCAGACCTATGGGTTCTTGCCCTGCACCACCACCGTGATCGGGAACCTGTTCCTGATTCTGGTATACGGCTACTTGATGTACTCGGCCGCCACCTACCTCTCCAATGGCAGCGAGCTCCTGCTCGAGATTCTCGGCCCCGGTATCATCGGAGGCTTGTTCCTCCCCATCCTCGGCGCCCTTCCCGACGCCATGCTCATTCTCG TATCCGGGCTTTCTGGAACTACGGAAACTGCTCAAAGTCAGGTCTCTGTTGGAATGGGCTTGCTAGCTGGTTCTACTGTAATGCTTATTTCAGTAATATGGGGTTCCTGCGTTTTCGTCGGCAAGTGTGACATTGAGGGATCGGTTGCCATAGATAACAGAGATACAAAAGGGTTTAGCATAACTG GTTCTGGTGTCAGTACTGATATCTGGACAACCTATGCTGCAATGATTATGATTGTATCCGTCATCCCATTTCTTATTGTGCAATTACCGCAGCTCCTCGATTCCACCTCCGCTAGACGCCTTGCAGTTCTGATTTCACTCATTGTCTCTGTCGTGCTTTTGCTTTCCTATTGCATTTATCAG GTGTTTCAGCCTTGGATCCAGAGAAGAAAAATTGCTTATGCAAAGCACAAGCATGTTATATCAGGAGTCTTACAACAGCTGAAGAAGCGTGCATTGGGAAAGCTTCTTAATGATGAGGGTGAACCTGATGAAGAAATTATCAAAAa GTTGTTTGATACAATTGATGTGGACAGGAATGGGTTTCTTTCAGCTTCCGAATTAAAAGCACTAATTGTAGGAATCAAGTTTGATGAAATACAGTTTGATAACGATGATGCTGTAGCTAAACTGATGACTGATTTTGACACTTCTTGTGATTCCCAAATCAGTTTTACTGAGTTCTGTGCTGGTATCTCAAAATGGCTCAATGAGGCAAAGCGTCACGGAGATACCAGTACTGACTCTGGTAATCATACAATGAAGTTTTTAACAGACTTTCACGAG CGAACAAAAGAAGAGCACGCTCTTTTGGGGGCGAATGGCCAAAGTGATGAGGTTGATGAGGGTGTTGAGAATGTTAAGCGGACCTCCATCAAAGCAGGATTAATGTTGTTGGGAGGAACTCTGATTGCAGCTGCATTTGCAGATCCCTTGGTAGATGCTGTTGATGATTTCTCCGATGCCACAAGCATTCCAACTTTCTTCATCTCATTCATTGCACTTCCTCTGGCTACTAATTCTAGTGAGGCTGTATCTGCGATTATCTTTGCCAGCCGCAAAAAGATAAGGACGGCCTCGTTAACATTTTCTGAG TTGTACGGTGCAGTAACCATGAATAACCTGCTCTGCCTAGCAGTATTTTTGGCTCTGGTTTACGTTAGAGGATTAACGTGGGACTTCTCAGCCGAAGTCCTCGTGATTCTCATCGTTTGCATTGTAATGGGTCTTCTAGGCAGTTTCCGCACTGTCTTCCCTCTTTGGACGTCTTCAATTGCTTTCCTTCTCTACCCATTCTCCCTGGCACTGGTTTACGTCCTCGACTATGTTCTTGGATGGTCATAG
- the LOC103423037 gene encoding sodium/calcium exchanger NCL1-like, with translation MSNITKTANWVVLVLLVITVKVSGRSFGLNTRSTSSSQLVSDGTDHAYQNQSSCSLLLLKGVENIDSTESSCEQLYGFLPCSDSVFGHVFLMVVYEYLLFHGESYLAAGGEQIFKILGPGVFGASAFHVIGALPESLLLLASGFFNSKEVAQEYVYTGVGLLAGSSILSLTILWGTCVIVSSQQFSDNQSSKASNESDSSLLSWKRLPASLTDCGITTDLETSSLAKIMICSVVPFLIMQMAKIFPSSSGERIAILTALSVSVVFLLLYFIYQIFRPWVQKRRLEFVKHGHLISSILQHVQKHALARVLTVKGAPNIPAIRRLFEEVDEDGDNYISLTEVKELLREIKFISTEDDTDKGTAEVMKQFDLDHDGKINKDEFINGFTKWIEEIKSVHKQNTERSLENIYEVFQPWIENRRREREMKKNLMSEVLRHVQSNSLGSIVTNDGMPDIPNIRRLFEKIDLDGNNYISQSELRKLIGDIKFGKIPGDVDESVVKLIEELDTSGDQLISEEEFVTGLTKWINKSNDQAPPSLESEDDIYQRTWDETDKLVDEEYSSGGAVDKSKWAWMKAITYLVLGFVVLAVLAEPLIDSVQDFSTAASIPSFFVSFVLVPLATNARQATSAIKAASRKTPRTTSLTFSEIYGGVFMNNVLGFSVLLAIIYAREMAWDFSAEVLVVLIVCTVMGLIASFVSTFSLWTSFLAYLLYPISLLLVYILNDVLNYT, from the exons ATGAGCAACATCACGAAAACTGCAAATTGGGTTGTTTTGGTTCTTCTTGTAATAACAGTGAAAGTCAGTGGTCGTTCTTTTGGACTCAATACTCGGAGTACTTCGTCTTCCCAATTGGTTTCAGATGGAACAGATCATGCATATCAAAATCAAAGCAGCTGCTCCCTCTTACTTCTCAAAGGAGTTGAGAATATCGATTCCACAGAGTCGTCTTGCGAGCAGCTTTACGGGTTCTTGCCATGCTCCGACAGTGTTTTTGGGCATGTGTTTCTAATGGTGGTCTATGAGTACTTGTTGTTTCATGGTGAGTCGTATTTGGCGGCTGGAGGTGAACAGATTTTCAAGATTTTGGGTCCTGGTGTGTTTGGTGCTAGTGCTTTTCATGTCATCGGTGCCCTTCCTGAGTCTCTATTACTTCTTG CTTCTGGATTTTTTAACTCCAAGGAAGTCGCTCAGGAGTATGTCTATACTGGAGTTGGGCTGTTGGCTGGATCATCAATTTTGAGCTTAACAATACTTTGGGGGACTTGTGTAATTGTCAGCAGCCAACAATTTTCAGATAATCAAAGCTCTAAGGCTTCCAATGAGTCAGATTCATCACTTTTATCATGGAAAAGACTGCCTGCATCATTGACAG ATTGTGGTATTACAACGGATTTAGAGACCAGCAGCCTTGCGAAGATAATGATTTGTTCAGTAGTACCATTTCTTATCATGCAAATGGCAAAAATCTTTCCATCCTCTTCCGGGGAACGCATCGCAATCTTGACTGCTCTCAGTGTTTCTGTTGTATTCTTATTATTGTACTTCATTTATCAG ATCTTCCGTCCCTGGGTTCAAAAAAGAAGATTAGAATTTGTGAAACATGGGCATTTGATTTCAAGCATTTTACAACATGTCCAAAAACATGCACTGGCGAGAGTCCTCACTGTAAAAGGGGCACCAAATATACCTGCTATAAGAAG ACTATTTGAGGAAGTAGACGAAGATGGTGACAATTATATATCGCTTACTGAAGTAAAAGAACTTCTTCGTGAAATCAAATTCATATCAACGGAAGACGATACTGATAAAGGAACAGCAGAAGTGATGAAACAGTTTGATCTGGATCATGATGGGAAGATTAATAAAGATGAATTCATCAATGGCTTCACAAAATGGATTGAGGAGATCAAGTCAGTGCATAAACAAAATACCGAAAGATCGTTGGAGAACATATATGAG GTCTTTCAACCTTGGATTGAAAATAGAAGACGAGAACgtgaaatgaagaagaatttAATGTCAGAAGTACTAAGACATGTCCAAAGCAATTCACTTGGAAGCATTGTCACAAATGACGGCATGCCTGATATACCAAATATCAGAAG GTTGTTTGAAAAGATTGATCTCGATGGAAATAATTATATATCGCAATCAGAATTGAGAAAACTGATCGGAGATATCAAGTTTGGTAAGATTCCGGGAGACGTGGATGAATCAGTTGTAAAATTGATAGAAGAACTTGACACAAGTGGAGACCAGTTGATCAGTGAGGAAGAATTTGTTACTGGATTAACAAAATGGATAAACAAATCCAACGATCAAGCTCCTCCGTCACTTGAATCGGAGGACGATATCTACCAA AGGACATGGGACGAAACAGATAAGTTGGTGGATGAAGAGTACAGCAGTGGTGGAGCTGTCGACAAGTCAAAATGGGCTTGGATGAAAGCTATAACATATTTGGTTCTAGGGTTTGTTGTATTGGCAGTTTTAGCAGAACCTCTTATAGATAGTGTTCAGGATTTCTCCACAGCTGCAAGCATCCCTTCTTTCTTTGTATCATTTGTGCTAGTCCCCTTGGCAACCAATGCCAGACAAGCCACTTCAGCGATTAAGGCAGCTTCAAGAAAAACACCAAGAACCACATCTTTGACATTTTCTGAG ATTTATGGTGGGGTGTTTATGAACAATGTTCTGGGATTTTCTGTGTTGCTAGCCATAATTTATGCTCGTGAAATGGCTTGGGATTTTTCTGCTGAAGTTTTAGTAGTTCTAATTGTCTGCACTGTGATGGGTCTCATTGCAAGCTTCGTCTCCACCTTTTCCCTTTGGACATCATTCTTGGCCTACCTTCTATACCCAATTTCATTGCTTTTAGTCTATATTCTCAATGATGTTCTCAATTATACTTGA
- the LOC103448740 gene encoding uncharacterized protein At5g64816-like: MVEVWWSLLAAIPAVVAGQAFRVKKRRGEEQRLKSARGREKSSDEIFVCERVCTSKRMLKKVGAFSKDPIPDTCVTVCGVSELDACADACARTVCVNQHQVPNWNDICLRRCQSECLKLSSSNPL; this comes from the coding sequence ATGGTGGAAGTGTGGTGGTCCCTCTTAGCCGCTATCCCGGCAGTAGTTGCAGGACAAGCGTTTCGAGTGAAGAAAAGGCGTGGCGAAGAGCAGAGATTAAAGAGCGCTAGAGGGAGGGAGAAGAGTTCTGATGAGATTTTTGTCTGCGAAAGGGTATGCACGTCGAAGAGAATGCTGAAAAAGGTTGGTGCATTCTCAAAGGACCCTATTCCTGATACTTGTGTTACCGTCTGCGGTGTATCTGAGCTCGATGCGTGTGCTGATGCGTGTGCCCGCACTGTCTGCGTAAACCAACATCAAGTACCGAATTGGAACGACATCTGCCTTAGGAGATGCCAGAGTGAGTGTTTGAAACTCTCTTCTTCAAATCCTCTTTAA